From the genome of Podarcis muralis chromosome 3, rPodMur119.hap1.1, whole genome shotgun sequence:
GCATCTCCTCAAGCCCCTCTCAAAGATAAGCAGGCCACAAggccctgtgcaatgccagaaCCTCTCTCATCCTTTGTACCACTTGCGATTAGGGCCACTTTTTGAACCTGGATACTATACTCAAGTAAAAAGACATGCAGATTGCATCACACATAAATGGTACACATGATACATGTGAACAAAGGGAGCGAAAAAGACTGTGCCTCGGACGCATCACTAGGGTTCAACTAGAAACTCCTTGATGCTCTAGCACATGATGTTTGAGCATCTGTATATTTCTCACTGGAGCAGATTGACCTTTAAAATGACAGTTACTTATGGTACATGTTCCTATTCCTCCTAAAATTAACAAAGCTTATGACTAACCAATCTCCTGGCCAATGCAGAGCCTATTAATGCTGTTATTTATGCATTTACTATTAAAAGTGCTCTGTCCTTTTTATGGCAATATTATTTATACATGAAGTCCTTCATAAATATATTTCATTAAGCACTTACTCCctagcttttaatttttttttaatgaaggtaTAATGCCTCGAGGCAAAGCTTACTTGACACTATAGCACAATCCTACTAAGCACAGATCTTACGAAAATCTGTGGCAGGATCTTTCTGGTCCCCCAAAGTCCCTGACATTAAGAGGATGCACTGTATGTGGTAAGTACTCCCACATCTTTAAGTCGTAGTGTACCTGGAAAGGGGTTTTGAGGGGCCTCTACATGCTGATGACAACACTGGCAAAATAACGTGTGATCCCTGAGCAACTGGAGGAAGCAGAGGCTTGAGCAGGACATAGAAGACATACAGAATTGAGAAAAAAGAAGGCTAATGAAAGGAGATGGGGTATGTGGAAAACTTTATATGGCAAAGGGTATGTATGCAATTGCAGTGACAGTTACTGAAATCTGTCCAACAGTTCTGCATCCTTGTGCACAACTTAACTTCTATTCCATTTCTGTAACTACTCTAATGAAAAATTACTACCAAGACCTCTGTACTTCAGATTTCTAGATTTTAGACTGAAAGGTTTCCATCCTTTTCAGAATTTCCAGGGCAGTATCATTCCTCTTTACTCCTTACAAGTTGCTCAAGCAGGTAAAACAAAGCATGTACAGTATGCATTCCCTAGAGCATAGTAAGTGCAGTGTTTATCCATAAGGAGTACAACTTCTCAAAGTATTTGACTGAATTGTTGTAGTATTGCAAGGATTAGCACTATGCTGAATAGAGCCCACTGTAAATGTATAACTGTTACAGTTTGATGTCATagttgccaatcagaagctatgAGATTCCCCAATAAAGGCAACCAGAAAGACAGGAGCTGTATATACTTTAAGAAGTAAGACGTAGATAGAAAGTGATCAACTAGAGTTAAAATTCTAATTTGGTTTATATCTACAGACACAAAGGACAATATTCTTACTGTTCCAGGCATATGACTCCTCTCTTGCTTGCCATTCTGAGGACTGCCATttttcagtttctttttcttctttgccatttccttctgttctctttgtttgttttgtactTCAATAAGGACAGAGATGAAGCTGTTCTTCACTTCCTTCTCAAATTCCAGCTCATCTCGTAGTGCCAACTGCTGTACTAGCTCCTCAGAGTAGTCCTTGATGGCGGTCTCAATCTCTTCTAACAGATCATTTAATTCTGTCACAGATAGATTTTTCACACCTGTTTtccaaacagaacaaaaaattATGTTGCGTATAATAATGCATATCCAAAACAGCATAAATCCAATACTTTGCTCCTAACAAATGCACCCAAAGAGCAACAGCTGCCAAATCTATGAACTTATGATGAAACACTCTTCTGCAACTGCAACTCACTTCACATGTGATGGTGAAGTGGGGTGGACAAGCTATCACCttccaagtgttgttggactacttgcatcatccctgactattgaccagaAGAATTGAAATGCTATTTTCAAGAGGTGTCACCAGTTTTAAGGACAACATGTACATCTGTCCTACTCAATAGTTGCTTATAGAAGGAGAAAGCCTCCTATCAGGATGGGGCAGAACAACATTTAGTTATCCTGGATAACTAAAATTCCTCAAGACTATATTTCTACAGAAAATTACAGACATGTGCATCACCGAATACAGTCTGCTTCCACTTCCACTTGGACTTATCTGTGGACATGACAGTGAAACTACCAAGAGAAAGACAGGCAAACATCATAAATTGAAACATGGTAAATCAGGTGTTCATCATTCTATACTGGaaaatacttggggggggggatatcactTTTGGGTATATGAGGCAAACTTCTGTATGTTACACAAACCggtatttgcttttaaaagttttCTTACAATATTTATTATATCCAGATTGGAGATCAGTGCCATGCAGGCATTAGCCTTTACAGACAAAACCTTGTTATGTGAAGATGACATTGCAGTACACTGGAGCATAAAGGTCTTCAGAAGAATCCCAGCTCATTACAAAATATTCCATAATCAGGCAAGttccaaaaaaagcaaaaagaatcCTGACAAAATGCAGGAAAGTGTTctggaaaatgttttattttgacagATCAGAAACAACTCCTTGGGCTTCATATGACTTACTGTTCTGACCTCTTCAGACAAATCATCCAATCAAGGCATCTAATGAAAATCATGCCTAACTGTGTGTATTGAAGTGAAATGCTCTTTCAAACATTGAACAGTTTGTAAGAAGAGGAAATCAAATGCAAAATACAGCAGAAGGATTCCTTACGTTCTTCATAATTGTGGTTTGTACTAGATCTCTTAAGCGTTTGAATTTCCTGGGACAGTAAGGACAGGCGGTCTGACTGGGTTGGTGTTTCTTCATCATCTGGAtctggagattcctgcatcattTCCTCTATTTCTTCAATCACCTTTCAaagtaaacacacaaacacagagttaTGGAAAATCAAAGACACAATGTaacattcagggctgattttcaaAACTTAACGATAACTTTCTAAGCATATTCCTTCAATAGAAAATATTGTCATATGAGGCAAATCTTCTCCTGATATTTCATTTGTGTCTTTTTATGAGAAGGAAGCATAGCTGTAAatccaaacaaaattacaatatgaTAGCAAAGGCTGGACTTTGGGTTACATTCCTGCATTCCTATAGTTTGTCTCCAAGTGTATTTAGCATTTCTTCCATTAGAGAGATAAGAAGCTTAATAACAAGGTGCTGTTATCAAAGCTGCATGGGTGCTTTCCGTTCTTTACCTGCTCAGCTGTGAAGAGCGGTTCTTCATTGATGCAGGAAACTATAATAGAATGCATGTCTAGTTGCTCTCTCAACTCTTCATCATCTGATAAGTCAAGGTTCATGTTGTCATTAACCTAAATAACAAAAAGAAGagtaagaaaattattattaaaagcatcAAGACGTTATGTGCCAAATCCCAACTATTGTTTTTGGATCCTAAATCCTTCCAAGAAATATGTGATCATTTTAAACCAAaggcaatcctaaacccactgaCCTCAGAGCCCCACAACTCCATGGAACTTACTTttcagtaaacatgcataggattgcactgctaagcAGTGGAAACAAAACAACTAGGTCAGAACTTTAGCCCAAAATTAGAGGCAAAATTGCTTTTAGCTGTAACCAAAGAAGTCATTTTCTGATTTGGATATACACTAAATAAGGTATGGTTTATGTGCATGGGTACATACACGGTTCAgtattttaatatgttgtaaGTCGCTTTAAGATTTTTCAGAAAAGCGATGAACAAATATAAACAAGCAGCCACTAACTTAAATAGAACTTACATAACATTGCATAAAAGTCTGCACACAACTGCAACTATAAGAGTGAAAGGAATGTTAAATATTATTACTTTAATTTATAACCCAGTGTTCATCCGCAGTCACAAAAAATAGGGTGGGTGCTGAAAATACACAACTCAAGTGTCAAAAGGCCAAGGCAAAGAGGTAAATACGTCAACTCTCATTTCTAATCATAGAAATTTGgcagatatattttttaagagGCAGCCTCAAGATGGAAACAGAATGTTGAGAATTTTATGTCGAAAGTTCCTTCATTTGAGAAATGATGCAACAACATTGTGGTTATGTGCCACAGCATCAAGCATTCAAGAGAAAGCTGTTCAGAAAGTATTGCAGGCGTGTACTTACTCCCTTTTCAGAAAGAttcagtgttggcaaatgcagtGCTCTGGTGTGTGAAGACTTCCAGTCAACTGGCATTACATTACCATAATTATCTGTCAGAGCATTCCAaatcctgagggggggggggaataaattataTTTTAGCCTTCAAGCTGTACAGCAACTACTATATTAAATCTGACAAATAAACTGAGCAACACTgtagttttaaaaatgcattaaccaGGTGAATCCCACAGTGGTTCCAAAATCAAACATTTTGGAACTACATACATAACAATAAAAATGAATCTCTCAACTAAGATGGGATGGCCCTAATCCATCCTTCCTTGTGTGCAATAAGCTGTGCCCCAGATGGTAATACTCATTCCTACCCTCCGCCCTTAGGTAAATAAAAAGCTATATCCAGCCAGTTCAATGGGACCCAGATGGATTTCATGATGCACATTTGTAATGCCTATGTGTCCATGGAAGTATACttgcttctgcatgtggatttcccTTGCTGGGATGGAGCACTTTTAAGGTATTACTTTTAAGGTAATAAcatactgtggggggggggggtatttgatcccctgctaaattgcCAGTTTGCCCCCTGATGAAGAAATggccagtccataattttaatggtaggtttattgtagctgtgagagacagaagaagaagaacaggaaaacccccagaaacccagaagacaaaagtcagagattgatgtgcattataatgagtgaaataagtatttgatcccctatcaaccagccagatgtcaggctacctggtatcttcactgtatttcttcgtcagagggcaaacgggtaAACGGgtaaatttagcaggggatcaaatagtcccccccccccctcactgtggATACGTGAATAACAGCAGCAATTAGCTTTGCATGCACAGAGGCAAGAATCTAACAATTGCCTTGCTCGGTTAGACTGTATCTAGTCCAATACTCTTGTCTGTAACAGTGGTCAAATCATATTTCTCTGGGAAGCTCACCAGCAAGTCAGCAACACAAATAGCTGACATGTTTATTGTCTCTAGTAACTGGACTGTGTTGTCTGGGTTCACAGGGCTCTGAAGAATATTCCTCAAAGGCTTATTGCTTTTGGGGCAACCCAGAGAATATGTGTTTATAAACATAGAATCTAATCTGAGAGGATTAACTGTATTGGAGAACAAATCAGAGCAGATGACAAACTTGTGCTTGCTAAGAAGCAAACAACATAAAAGGATGAAGTCAAAGTTCCACAGACTTTAAAGAGAAACCTCTAGTGAGCAAGAGGTTTTAAGAACACTGACAAGCTGGCTCTCAAATATTATGGTTTAGAAGCAACAAATCATGTCTGTGTATGGAAGCTTCCCATGCCTGAGGCTGCAATCTTTTGACCAGGAATAAGCCCAATTGAATGCAGCGAGTAAAGGTGCAGAACCAACACGTCTGGACGGTTTTGTAAAGGGCCTCTCCTTAAATAAATCAAAGGGCAGTTTTCGGCGCACAGATAATTCTCCTTTCACCAGACAGAGAAATCCCCGCTCTAAGCCGGTTCTGGGGGACTAGAAAAAAGCTTGCCCGCGTGGCCGAGTCCTGACGTACTAATGAAGCTtcatagaatggcagagttggaaggggcccccgcgggtcatctagtccaacccttggcAGGCGCAAGCTGGCACGATACCTACAGGAAACAGCTCTGAGCTTccgagcaacccccccccccctcacgagCAAAAGGCCGAGCTCGCCGAACCAACCCTAGTGTTGCATTCCGACGTCTTCCTCAAAGGCCTCGGGGACCGCGCAgtgctggggaatgcagagggCGGCGCAGCTCCCTCCCGCCTCCTCGAGGGGGCGATTCTGCGCTCCCAGCAGCCCCTTCATCCCCAACCGCCAGCTCTTCGCGGGGAGAAGCCTCTCAGGGCCGACGCTCCCCCAGGGCGTTAATATCTGCCCTCCAAACTATGCACCCCGTCCCGAAAAGGCCACACCGGCCTGGGGGGGCGGGCCCGTCACTCACACCCCCCCGGAAGGGTCCCCGGCCCGGCCACTCACTCGTCTTCGTGCAGCGCGCTCTGGTCGCTGAGAGGCCGCGGCGGGACCCGCGCTTCCCCTTCGGCGcagctcggcggcggcggcgcctggaAGCAGAGCGGCAGCTGGGCCGCCAGGTCgttgcctccgccgccgccgccccaagAGCCGCCTTCCCGACACGCCGCCGGGGCCTCCGGGCAGCCGTTCTCCTCGGCCGGGGGCTGGAAGCCCGAGAAGTCCTGCCAGTCCCCGGCAGGGTCCCGTTgcgaggccgccgccgccgccatggccgACGACGCAGCGACTGAGAGGAGAGAGGCCGGCCGGGCCCGGCCTGCGCGTGCTCGCcgcctcgcctccgccccggcgCTCCGCAGCGCGCGCTCCCGGTTTGCCCGGGCGGAGGGGCGCCCCGTTAAGGAGGGAGGCCGCCCATCGCTCGCACCGAAACCGAGATCTTGGCCTCTTGGTTTGGGAAGCTTCGCAATCGGAAGCCAGGCCCGCATTGTTGAGCGGGGCTTTGCTCCCTAAGTTTATCCACTCTCCTCTAGAATTTGCAGCCTCTTGGAATTTAAGAGCTAGCCAAGTGCCGTAGTAAACCACACCTGTGCCCGGTGCGAACCGTATCCCGCCCCCATTGCTACCTATCACTACCTGCTTCAATTAGAACAACAGATTTTGAATTGGATTTAAACAAGAAGAGTTACATCAGGGGCCGCTGGTGGTAACATTTCGGGTGGGTTGGGCTGCAGTTTTTAGCCTGGCATGTTTTCATAGGAAGTGAGTGTGCGGCACTTTTTAAGGAAAGGGTGCCATtacacatgtgcagagtgctgctGTCTCCACACTTTCtctaaaataaaggggggggggcggaattatTCTTGCGCATCTACGGACATTTTCCAGGCAAGAGCACTCAAGTATGATTTTCAAACAAGGTTGACGCCATGACTCTTATTTAGAAATTTAGTTGTTCCATGTAAGTTTTAAAATGCATGTATCAATTTCACTGACCATAGTAcacacaactttttaaaatgtgaggaACGCTTGCTTCCAATGGCATGCAGTTTTCTTGCCCCTACAAATCAGTTTAACATTTAATGGAAAAAAATGCTTTCCCCActcttaggttttttttaaaggattccaACCAAcagaccaaataaaataaaataaaataatttcagcCAGGGCATAGCAGCACATGCAGAGCATGACACTAGGGTAATCATAATTGGCCTCTGTGTTAGGAATAGTATTTTCCAGATTTGAGGAAGGATGCTGAGTCAGTCACTGTGATATTTAAACAGGCATAGAGACcaaacttttcattttaaaaattcactGACAAACTCTCAAAAAAGCAACCTCTAAATAATAGTGACTGCATtttcatgcattcctttgcaTTCAAGCTATACTGAACTTAAACTAGGAGAGAGGCTTGTTGGAAGCAGATCTACAAGCtcggtggatcaggggaatgctgtggacatagcgtatcttgatttcagtaaggcttttaagCATCACTTAAATCCGAAAATGAGTGGTGGGGATGAACTTCATGGATGTCCTCCAAAATGtttgcacttttcccctccaaaaaaccaaacaaaaacattttgcttCTCAGTGAGTGACTGTGAACATGTACAGAACACCTTTCCTATTGGATGGGAagcatctaaaaatatatatctgagcATAGAGTCCATGGGtagccaacttggtgccttccaggttaATGGATAGGACCTTCCCTACCAAGCAGAGAGGCACTACTTCACACAACTGAATGAGGGTGTAATGGAAAAGCAGCAATTCATTAACTATTTAATTTGTTTCTATTTTAGTgccaaggaggaaggagaggtgcttgtgggattttatGTCTCAGCTGTCATAATAACTTGATAGGGCTTGGGTAAGCACCTTTATATGCATAGTCATATGCAATTCTGCTTCTTGACATATGCAGGTGTAGGAGTGAATGTGCAAGACAGATAGCTGTATTGCTGCtgtaatgggctggatgagagccaataaccTGAAGCTTAATCCACAGAAGACTAAGGCAATGGTAGGAAGTGGTTCCTGAGACTGAATGGAGTGGCTTTTGTCTGCACTGGATTGGGTTACACTACCTCTGAAGGACTTTTGGATCCACTACTGTTGCTCAAAGCTCAAGCCTTGCAGTGAGGTGCCTTCCACCATGCACCCTGCATGGACAAGCACAGTTTAACATCTGTTGTCTAGGCTCTGtttagattgctgcaatgcattatatgtggggctgcctttgaagatggtttggaaactgcagctggtgcagaattcagtggccaaatTGCTGACCAGGGAACGATGGTCCAAACATATAAAACCAATTATGGTATGACTGCTCTAGATACCAGTTaccttctgggctcaattcatagtgctggttttgacctaaaaAGCCTTATGCGGCTCAGaacctcaatacctcaaggactgcctatcCCCTCATGAACCAACCTGGAGCCTGTGTTCCCTTTCTAAGACCCTTCCACAGGGTGTGGAAAGTGGTGACATGA
Proteins encoded in this window:
- the FEZ2 gene encoding fasciculation and elongation protein zeta-2 isoform X3; amino-acid sequence: MRAWLPIAKLPKPRGQDLGFGASDGRPPSLTGRPSARANRERALRSAGAEARRRARAGRARPASLLSVAASSAMAAAAASQRDPAGDWQDFSGFQPPAEENGCPEAPAACREGGSWGGGGGGNDLAAQLPLCFQAPPPPSCAEGEARVPPRPLSDQSALHEDEIWNALTDNYGNVMPVDWKSSHTRALHLPTLNLSEKGVNDNMNLDLSDDEELREQLDMHSIIVSCINEEPLFTAEQVIEEIEEMMQESPDPDDEETPTQSDRLSLLSQEIQTLKRSSTNHNYEERVKNLSVTELNDLLEEIETAIKDYSEELVQQLALRDELEFEKEVKNSFISVLIEVQNKQREQKEMAKKKKKLKNGSPQNGKQERSHMPGTYLTTVIPYEKKSGPPSVEDLQTLTKILHAMKEDSEKVPSLLTDYILKVLCPT
- the FEZ2 gene encoding fasciculation and elongation protein zeta-2 isoform X1, yielding MRAWLPIAKLPKPRGQDLGFGASDGRPPSLTGRPSARANRERALRSAGAEARRRARAGRARPASLLSVAASSAMAAAAASQRDPAGDWQDFSGFQPPAEENGCPEAPAACREGGSWGGGGGGNDLAAQLPLCFQAPPPPSCAEGEARVPPRPLSDQSALHEDEIWNALTDNYGNVMPVDWKSSHTRALHLPTLNLSEKGVNDNMNLDLSDDEELREQLDMHSIIVSCINEEPLFTAEQVIEEIEEMMQESPDPDDEETPTQSDRLSLLSQEIQTLKRSSTNHNYEERVKNLSVTELNDLLEEIETAIKDYSEELVQQLALRDELEFEKEVKNSFISVLIEVQNKQREQKEMAKKKKKLKNGSPQNGKQERSHMPGTRFSMEGISNVIQNGFRQTFGNSGGEKQYLTTVIPYEKKSGPPSVEDLQTLTKILHAMKEDSEKVPSLLTDYILKVLCPT
- the FEZ2 gene encoding fasciculation and elongation protein zeta-2 isoform X2, with the protein product MRAWLPIAKLPKPRGQDLGFGASDGRPPSLTGRPSARANRERALRSAGAEARRRARAGRARPASLLSVAASSAMAAAAASQRDPAGDWQDFSGFQPPAEENGCPEAPAACREGGSWGGGGGGNDLAAQLPLCFQAPPPPSCAEGEARVPPRPLSDQSALHEDEIWNALTDNYGNVMPVDWKSSHTRALHLPTLNLSEKGVNDNMNLDLSDDEELREQLDMHSIIVSCINEEPLFTAEQVIEEIEEMMQESPDPDDEETPTQSDRLSLLSQEIQTLKRSSTNHNYEERVKNLSVTELNDLLEEIETAIKDYSEELVQQLALRDELEFEKEVKNSFISVLIEVQNKQREQKEMAKKKKKLKNGSPQNGKQERSHMPGTRFSMEGISNVIQNGFRQTFGNSGGEKQYLTTVIPYEKKSGPPSVEDLQTLTKILHAMKEDSEKVPSLLTDYILKALV
- the FEZ2 gene encoding fasciculation and elongation protein zeta-2 isoform X4, with the translated sequence MPVDWKSSHTRALHLPTLNLSEKGVNDNMNLDLSDDEELREQLDMHSIIVSCINEEPLFTAEQVIEEIEEMMQESPDPDDEETPTQSDRLSLLSQEIQTLKRSSTNHNYEERVKNLSVTELNDLLEEIETAIKDYSEELVQQLALRDELEFEKEVKNSFISVLIEVQNKQREQKEMAKKKKKLKNGSPQNGKQERSHMPGTRFSMEGISNVIQNGFRQTFGNSGGEKQYLTTVIPYEKKSGPPSVEDLQTLTKILHAMKEDSEKVPSLLTDYILKVLCPT